A genomic region of Photobacterium swingsii contains the following coding sequences:
- the truD gene encoding tRNA pseudouridine(13) synthase TruD: MSDVMDNFLWLNGKPTSQGYIKVLPEHFVVKENLGFSFAGHGEHFVVKIHKVGENTKYVVNELAKACGVKSRDVSWAGLKDRHAVTEQWLSVHLPGKTDPDLSQFEAEHPGIKVLETARHDKKLRPGDLVGNWFELRLTDIDAPAAVIERLEKVQQHGVPNYFGEQRFGRGGNNVVKARAWGNDEFRVRDKSKRSFYLSAARSWLFNMVLSARIEQQNVHTVILGDCLQAPGRHDSELVETLDADWLRKVDAGELAITAPMVGDNALPTSADAEALELAVIDAEPALLKLIRDNRMRHERRPLLLKPEQLTWQQEDNDIVVSFALPAGCFATAVVRELMTVRELEGEHYANSDQ; this comes from the coding sequence ATGTCTGATGTAATGGACAACTTTTTATGGCTTAACGGTAAGCCGACCTCACAAGGCTACATTAAAGTATTGCCTGAGCATTTTGTTGTAAAAGAAAACCTTGGTTTCTCTTTCGCCGGTCATGGCGAGCATTTTGTGGTGAAAATCCATAAAGTGGGTGAGAACACAAAGTATGTTGTGAACGAGTTAGCAAAAGCATGTGGGGTGAAATCACGCGATGTGAGCTGGGCGGGTTTGAAAGACCGTCATGCTGTGACTGAGCAGTGGTTAAGTGTTCATTTACCTGGTAAGACCGACCCGGATCTGTCTCAGTTTGAAGCTGAGCACCCAGGAATTAAAGTACTAGAAACCGCGCGTCATGATAAAAAATTACGCCCGGGCGATTTAGTTGGTAACTGGTTTGAATTGCGTCTGACCGATATTGATGCGCCAGCAGCCGTTATTGAACGCTTAGAAAAAGTGCAGCAGCACGGCGTGCCGAATTACTTCGGTGAGCAACGTTTTGGTCGTGGTGGTAATAACGTGGTTAAGGCGCGCGCTTGGGGCAACGACGAGTTTCGTGTCCGTGATAAAAGCAAGCGCAGCTTTTACTTATCAGCGGCGCGTTCATGGTTATTTAATATGGTGCTATCCGCGCGTATTGAACAACAAAACGTGCACACTGTTATCTTAGGTGATTGTTTACAAGCGCCAGGGCGTCATGACAGTGAGTTAGTCGAAACACTTGATGCAGATTGGCTGCGTAAAGTCGATGCCGGTGAACTGGCGATCACAGCGCCTATGGTGGGAGACAATGCCTTACCAACCAGTGCAGATGCGGAAGCGTTGGAATTAGCCGTGATCGATGCCGAGCCCGCTTTGCTGAAGTTGATCCGTGATAACCGTATGCGTCACGAGCGCCGTCCGCTTTTACTGAAGCCAGAGCAACTGACATGGCAGCAAGAAGATAACGACATTGTTGTTTCTTTTGCTTTGCCAGCGGGGTGCTTTGCAACGGCAGTAGTGCGTGAATTGATGACAGTACGAGAGTTAGAAGGCGAACACTATGCGAATTCTGATCAGTAA
- the surE gene encoding 5'/3'-nucleotidase SurE: MRILISNDDGIFAEGINTLATALAELGEVVVVAPDRNRSGASNSLTLDIPLRIREEGQGRISVEGTPTDCVHFALNEWLDYRPDLVVAGINHGANLGDDVLYSGTVAAATEGHFLGVPAIAVSLVGKTHFATAAQVVKEVIENMQSSPLPTNKILNINVPDRPYAELQSWQVTRLGARHRAEDMVKETDPRGKTVYWLGPPGACQDAGPGTDFYAIEQGAVSITPLQVDLTAHDAIAGMKQWMQDVEIN; the protein is encoded by the coding sequence ATGCGAATTCTGATCAGTAACGATGATGGCATTTTTGCTGAAGGAATAAACACCCTAGCCACAGCATTAGCTGAGTTAGGGGAGGTGGTCGTGGTTGCCCCTGATCGTAACCGTTCGGGGGCCTCAAATTCACTGACGTTAGATATTCCGTTACGCATTCGTGAAGAAGGCCAAGGGCGCATATCGGTTGAGGGAACCCCAACTGATTGCGTGCACTTTGCGCTAAATGAATGGTTAGATTACCGTCCTGATTTAGTGGTGGCGGGAATCAATCACGGTGCTAACTTGGGCGATGATGTGCTGTATTCAGGTACAGTTGCGGCTGCTACTGAAGGACACTTTCTTGGTGTGCCTGCGATTGCGGTTTCATTAGTGGGTAAAACACACTTTGCTACCGCAGCCCAAGTCGTGAAGGAAGTGATTGAAAATATGCAATCATCACCTTTACCAACCAATAAGATCCTAAATATTAACGTGCCTGACCGCCCTTATGCAGAACTTCAATCTTGGCAGGTTACGCGTTTAGGTGCTCGTCATCGTGCAGAAGACATGGTGAAAGAAACTGACCCTCGTGGCAAAACAGTCTATTGGCTTGGTCCTCCAGGTGCTTGCCAAGATGCAGGGCCGGGAACCGATTTTTACGCAATAGAACAAGGTGCTGTGTCGATCACACCACTACAAGTCGATTTAACCGCGCATGATGCTATTGCAGGCATGAAGCAGTGGATGCAAGATGTGGAGATTAATTAA
- a CDS encoding protein-L-isoaspartate(D-aspartate) O-methyltransferase, which yields MRHVRERHNLMTFLKQQGITNESVLAAIENVPRELFVDEAFSHKAYENNALPIGSGQTISQPYIVAKMTQLLALTPDSKVLEIGTGSGYQTAILAHLVNHVCSVERIKALQWQAKRRFKKLELHNISTKHGDGWQGWHNKGPFDAIIVTAAAETLPVELLTQLTNGGRLIIPVGEHQQILKQVTRQDDEFVYQDIEVVRFVPLVAGELA from the coding sequence ATGCGCCATGTGAGAGAGCGGCATAACCTGATGACATTTTTGAAGCAGCAAGGTATCACCAATGAGAGTGTACTGGCTGCAATTGAAAATGTACCAAGGGAGCTGTTTGTCGATGAAGCCTTTTCTCATAAAGCTTATGAAAATAATGCCTTGCCAATTGGTAGTGGTCAGACTATTTCGCAGCCTTACATCGTTGCGAAAATGACTCAGTTGCTGGCGTTGACGCCTGATTCTAAAGTGCTCGAAATTGGTACTGGGTCTGGTTATCAAACGGCGATTTTGGCACATTTGGTGAACCATGTGTGTTCGGTTGAGCGAATTAAAGCGCTTCAATGGCAAGCAAAACGTCGCTTTAAAAAGCTCGAGCTCCATAATATTTCAACAAAACATGGTGATGGTTGGCAAGGTTGGCATAATAAAGGGCCATTTGATGCCATTATTGTTACAGCTGCGGCTGAAACATTACCGGTTGAATTGTTGACGCAGCTAACCAATGGTGGTCGCTTAATTATCCCTGTTGGTGAGCATCAACAAATATTAAAGCAAGTGACGCGGCAGGATGATGAGTTTGTGTATCAAGATATTGAAGTTGTCCGTTTTGTGCCGCTAGTGGCTGGAGAGTTAGCGTAA
- the ispF gene encoding 2-C-methyl-D-erythritol 2,4-cyclodiphosphate synthase has translation MRIGHGFDVHKFGGEGPVIIGGVAVPYEQGLIAHSDGDVALHAVCDALLGAIGAGDIGRHFPDTDAEWKGADSRFLLRDVYHKVKAKGYRLGNLDVTIIAQAPKMAPYIDDMCKTIAEDLETTIDNINVKATTSERLGFTGRKEGIACEAVVLIHKAN, from the coding sequence ATGCGAATTGGACACGGTTTTGATGTGCACAAATTTGGTGGCGAAGGCCCAGTCATTATTGGTGGGGTCGCGGTACCTTATGAGCAAGGGTTAATTGCTCACTCTGATGGTGATGTTGCGCTGCACGCTGTTTGCGATGCTTTACTAGGTGCGATTGGTGCTGGCGATATTGGCCGTCATTTCCCTGATACTGATGCTGAGTGGAAAGGCGCAGACAGTCGTTTCCTCCTGCGAGACGTTTACCATAAAGTAAAAGCTAAAGGTTACCGCTTAGGTAACCTAGATGTCACCATCATTGCGCAAGCGCCTAAAATGGCACCGTATATTGATGACATGTGCAAAACGATTGCTGAAGATTTAGAAACAACGATCGATAATATTAATGTTAAAGCAACTACCTCTGAGCGTTTAGGATTTACTGGACGTAAAGAAGGTATCGCATGCGAAGCAGTTGTTTTAATTCACAAGGCTAACTAA
- the ispD gene encoding 2-C-methyl-D-erythritol 4-phosphate cytidylyltransferase, translating to MTQQLTAVVPAAGVGSRMAADRPKQYLSIAGKTILEHTIDRLLSHPSIQHVVIAISPSDPYFADLPLGQDPRITVVDGGAERADSVFAGLAQVPSDSWVLVHDAARPCLRHDDLQNLISAAMQSECGAILAAPVRDTMKRGNGSQGIASTVDRSDLWHALTPQMFKAGELREALQTALREGATVTDEASALEHCGKTPRLVKGRADNIKVTQPEDLALAEFYLQLLVKEQA from the coding sequence ATGACCCAACAACTGACTGCTGTCGTACCAGCGGCAGGGGTAGGTAGCCGCATGGCTGCTGACCGACCTAAGCAATATTTATCCATTGCAGGAAAAACAATTTTAGAACACACCATCGACCGCTTGTTGAGTCATCCATCGATTCAGCATGTTGTTATCGCGATCAGTCCATCAGATCCTTATTTTGCTGATCTTCCGCTAGGACAAGATCCGCGTATTACGGTTGTCGATGGCGGCGCTGAGCGCGCTGATTCGGTGTTTGCTGGCTTAGCCCAAGTACCGAGTGATAGTTGGGTATTAGTGCATGATGCCGCCCGACCATGTTTACGCCACGATGATCTGCAAAATTTGATTTCTGCTGCTATGCAAAGCGAGTGTGGTGCCATTCTAGCAGCGCCTGTGCGTGATACCATGAAGCGCGGTAACGGCAGTCAAGGGATCGCGAGTACAGTTGATCGTAGTGATTTATGGCACGCGTTAACGCCGCAAATGTTTAAAGCGGGTGAGTTACGTGAAGCCTTACAAACAGCATTGCGTGAAGGGGCGACAGTGACAGATGAAGCCTCAGCATTGGAACACTGTGGCAAAACGCCGCGTCTAGTGAAAGGGCGCGCAGATAATATAAAAGTAACCCAGCCTGAAGATTTGGCGCTGGCAGAATTTTACTTGCAGCTATTGGTAAAGGAACAAGCATGA